Proteins co-encoded in one Salarias fasciatus chromosome 4, fSalaFa1.1, whole genome shotgun sequence genomic window:
- the LOC115386664 gene encoding putative protein TPRXL, whose product PDRPLRTLSSLHALPLPPPPVSVSLLHLKAFGTKSAGGGIEPYLSGIKTGILSGRAASPAAAFPPGLRKYPKEGAMPSLTASSSQAKALLVSLSASGLNAEALLLSSALRHHRLLREQRAAAAASSSSSLPRPSSQSSSPTPTATSSSASSSPTTPTPSLSPSSPTTLSSFPLRPGGCSPDSGKHGGGE is encoded by the coding sequence CCCGACCGACCCCTGAGGACACTGTCATCTCTTCACGctctccctctgcccccccctcccgtctctgtgtctctgctccACCTCAAGGCCTTTGGGACCAAGAGCGCCGGTGGCGGTATAGAGCCTTACCTGTCGGGTATCAAAACGGGCATTTTATCAGGCCGAGCGGCCTCTCCTGCGGCGGCCTTCCCCCCTGGCCTGAGGAAGTACCCCAAGGAGGGGGCAATGCCCTCCCTGACAGCCTCCTCAAGCCAAGCGAAAGCCCTCCTGGTGAGCCTGTCGGCCTCGGGCCTGAACGCCGAGGCCTTGCTCCTGTCCTCCGCCCTCCGTCACCACCGCCTCCTCCGTGAGcagcgggccgccgccgccgcctcctcttcctcctccctgcccCGGCCCAGCAGCCAGTCCTCCTCGCCGACTCCCaccgccacctcctcctccgcctcctcctcgcccaCCACGCCCACACCCTCCctgtccccctcctcccccaccaccCTCAGCTCCTTCCCCCTCCGACCCGGCGGGTGTAGCCCGGACAGCGGTAAGCACGGTGGTGGCGAGTGA